Proteins from a single region of Corylus avellana chromosome ca11, CavTom2PMs-1.0:
- the LOC132165575 gene encoding G-type lectin S-receptor-like serine/threonine-protein kinase LECRK3, with translation MRMDYRSHYLFMDFITLFFLLSAFFTASAQQIQSNVIQGSSLTPTTNPMWLSQSSLYAFGFYTQGNGYAVGIFMAGILENTVVWTANRDDPPVSSNATLLLTGDGWLLTQEKVVSSSGLSGSASASMLNSGNFVIYNSDQKIIWQSFEHPTDTLLPSQRLLAEHELVSSISDTQHSTGIFRLKMQDDGNLVQYPVGTTDTARYAYFATSLGGFGYNVTLNLDADGHLYLLNATGVNIRNLTDGGYPTEDTIYLMRLDADGIFRIYSHHLKQKGNWSIVWSSSNDACSPWGLCGLNAFCVLNNQTADCVCLPGLEMVQHGNWTAGCARNFTAEICEKNSMQEVVSTIWEDVSYSVFPVPSKNSCAQACLVDCNCEAALFKNGTCKKQRLPLRYGRRQLTGDSNIALIKVSTSTPTTPNRNMSKDNKKELRVDFLIIGASFVAFGCMMLVISGIVFYKSHFRYRKLTCDGIVEHGDDFALRSFTYSELEKVTDGFREEVGRGSFGTVFKGTMSNGQKVVAVKRLEKVLAEGEREFQTEMKVIGRTHHRNLIHLIGYCHEGVHRLLVYEYMRNGSLADVLFKPKQKPCWDERVGIARSVTRGILYLHEECEQRIIHCDIKPQNILMDEYGCAKISDFGLAKLLKQDQSKTFTHIRGTRGYVAPEWHRKLAITVKADVYSYGIVLLEIICCRKNVDWSLPEEEAVLEEWAYHCFEAGDLAKLLGDEEVDKKQVERMVKLGLWCIQDEPSLRPSMKKVLLMLEGTEDIPIPPSPASFSQVV, from the exons ATGCGCATGGATT ATCGATCTCATTATCTTTTTATGGATTTCATCactctgttttttcttctctctgcaTTTTTCACTGCTTCAGCTCAACAAATTCAGTCTAATGTTATCCAAGGCTCTTCTCTAACACCCACCACAAACCCCATGTGGTTGTCACAATCTAGTCTCTATGCCTTTGGATTTTACACGCAGGGCAATGGCTACGCTGTTGGGATTTTTATGGCCGGAATTCTTGAGAATACTGTTGTCTGGACTGCAAACCGTGATGACCCACCTGTCTCCAGCAATGCTACCTTGCTTTTAACAGGTGATGGCTGGCTTTTAACACAGGAGAAGGTTGTGTCATCTTCAGGTTTGTCTGGTTCCGCTTCGGCTTCAATGCTTAACTCAGGCAATTTTGTGATCTATAATTCCgatcaaaaaataatatggcaGAGTTTTGAGCACCCGACTGATACGCTTTTACCCAGTCAACGTCTCTTAGCAGAACATGAGCTGGTTTCTAGTATTTCAGACACTCAGCACTCAACGGGTATCTTCCGTCTGAAGATGCAAGATGATGGAAACCTTGTTCAGTACCCGGTGGGTACTACAGACACTGCTCGATATGCCTACTTTGCAACTAGTTTAGGTGGCTTTGGATATAACGTGACGCTAAACTTGGATGCTGATGGCCATCTCTACTTGCTAAACGCTACTGGTGTCAACATTAGGAATCTAACGGATGGAGGATATCCTACAGAAGATACTATTTATCTCATGAGACTTGATGCTGATGGGATTTTCCGGATATACTCGCATCATCTGAAACAGAAGGGAAACTGGTCAATTGTATGGTCATCATCAAATGATGCGTGCAGTCCTTGGGGTCTCTGTGGATTAAATGCTTTCTGTGTTTTAAATAATCAAACGGCTGATTGTGTGTGTCTTCCGGGACTTGAAATGGTACAACACGGGAACTGGACTGCTGGCTGCGCGAGGAATTTCACTGCAGAAATTTGCGAAAAAAACAGTATGCAGGAAGTGGTTAGCACCATATGGGAAGATGTTTCATATTCTGTTTTTCCAGTGCCATCCAAAAACTCTTGCGCACAAGCCTGTTTAGTAGACTGTAACTGTGAAGCTGCGCTATTCAAAAACGGGACATGCAAAAAACAAAGGCTTCCATTGAGATATGGGAGAAGGCAACTGACAGGTGATTCAAACATAGCTCTCATCAAGGTAAGTACATCTACACCCACTACTCCAAATAGAAATATGTCCAAAGATAACAAGAAAGAACTTCGAGTGGACTTCCTAATTATTGGTGCTTCATTTGTTGCTTTCGGATGCATGATGTTGGTAATTTCAGGAATTGTTTTTTACAAAAGTCATTTTCGGTATAGAAAACTCACTTGTGATGGAATTGTTGAACACGGTGACGATTTTGCTCTACGATCGTTCACTTATTCAGAACTTGAGAAAGTGACGGATGGTTTTAGGGAAGAGGTCGGTAGAGGATCATTTGGGACAGTTTTTAAAGGGACAATGTCAAATGGTCAGAAGGTTGTAGCTGTCAAAAGACTAGAGAAAGTCTTGGCCGAAGGGGAAAGAGAGTTTCAgactgagatgaaagttattgGGAGAACGCATCACAGAAACCTTATCCATCTGATTGGGTATTGTCATGAAGGAGTTCATAGGCTTTTGGTTTATGAGTATATGAGGAATGGGTCACTTGCAGATGTACTcttcaaaccaaaacaaaaaccttGTTGGGATGAAAGAGTGGGAATTGCCCGTAGTGTAACAAGAGGAattctttatcttcatgaagagtGTGAGCAACGTATTATCCATTGTGACATAAAACCTCAAAACATCCTCATGGATGAGTATGGGTGTGCAAAAATATCTGACTTTGGTTTGGCAAAATTGTTGAAGCAAGACCAATCCAAAACCTTTACCCACATTAGAGGGACAAGGGGATATGTTGCACCAGAGTGGCATCGAAAACTGGCAATCACAGTGAAAGCAGATGTTTACAGCTACGGTATCGTGCTCTTGGAGATTATATGTTGTCGAAAAAATGTGGACTGGAGTCTCCCAGAGGAAGAGGCTGTTCTTGAAGAATGGGCCTACCATTGTTTTGAAGCTGGTGACCTAGCTAAATTACTTGGGGATGAAGAGGTTGACAAGAAACAAGTAGAGAGAATGGTTAAACTGGGACTTTGGTGCATTCAGGATGAACCATCACTTCGGCCCTCAATGAAGAAGGTTTTACTTATGTTGGAAGGGACCGAGGATATTCCAATCCCTCCCAGCCCTGCATCTTTTTCTCAAGTTGTATAA
- the LOC132165576 gene encoding G-type lectin S-receptor-like serine/threonine-protein kinase LECRK3, whose protein sequence is MDFITLLFLFSAFFTASAQQIQSNVSRSSSLTPTTNPTWLSRSGLYAFGFYKQDNGYAVGIFMAGIPEKTVVWTAKRDDPPVSSNATLLFASDGSLVLQMGQEQVAVVAESSGSASASMLNSGNFVIYGSDQGIIWESFDYPTDTLLPSQRLFAGSEIVSSISDTRPSTGIFRLKMQNDGNLVQYPVDTPDTAPYAYYASGTNGLGDNVTLNFDADGHLYLLNATSFNIRNLTDGGYPTKETIYLMRIDVDGIFRLYSHNLTQKGNWSTVWSSSSDVCSPKGLCGLNGFCVTNNQKAECVCLPGFEMVQQGNWTAGCERNFTVESCKSKNGDIKYNMQEVANTIWEDASYSALTVPFKDSCSQACLADCNCEAVLFKDRTCQKQRLPLRYGRRQLTDSTVAFIKVSTSTPTPTPTTPNGNMQRENKKEIRVNILIISASIGALGCMMLVISAIVLYKNHFRYKKLSCDGNVELSDDFAPRSFTYSELEKVTDGFREEIGRGSFGAVFKGAMSNGQKVVAVKRLEKVLAEGEREFQTEMKVIGRTHHRNLVRLLGYCHDGSHRLLVYEYMSNGSLADILFTPEKQPCWDERMGIARNVARGILYLHEECEQQIIHCDIKPQNILMDECGCAKISDFGLAKLLKPDQTRTFTAGIRGTKGYVAPEWHRKLPITVKADVYSYGIMLFEIICCRKSVDWNLPEEESVLDEWVCDCFESGNLTELVGNEVADKKQVERMVKLGLWCIQDDPSLRPSMKKVLLMLEGTVDIPVPPKPDSFLSTI, encoded by the coding sequence ATGGATTTCATCActctgctttttcttttctctgcatTTTTCACTGCTTCAGCTCAACAAATTCAGTCTAATGTTAGCCGAAGCTCTTCTCTGACACCCACCACAAACCCTACGTGGTTGTCACGTTCTGGTCTCTATGCCTTTGGATTTTACAAGCAGGACAATGGCTACGCTGTTGGGATTTTTATGGCCGGAATTCCCGAGAAGACTGTTGTCTGGACTGCAAAGCGTGATGACCCACCTGTCTCCAGCAATGCTACCTTGCTTTTCGCAAGCGATGGCAGTCTTGTCCTTCAAATGGGTCAAGAGCAGGTGGCCGTCGTAGCTGAATCTTCTGGGTCTGCTTCGGCGTCCATGCTAAACTCAGGCAATTTTGTCATCTATGGTTCCGATCAAGGAATAATATGGGAGAGTTTTGACTACCCGACTGATACGCTTTTACCCAGTCAACGTCTCTTCGCAGGTTCTGAGATCGTTTCTAGCATTTCAGACACTCGACCCTCAACGGGTATCTTCCGTCTGAAGATGCAAAATGATGGAAACCTTGTTCAGTACCCGGTGGATACTCCAGACACAGCTCCATATGCTTACTATGCATCTGGGACAAATGGCCTTGGAGATAACGTGACACTAAACTTTGATGCTGATGGCCATCTCTACTTGCTAAACGCTACTAGTTTCAACATCAGGAATCTGACGGATGGAGGATATCCTACAAAAGAAACTATTTATCTCATGAGAATTGACGTTGATGGGATATTCCGGCTGTACTCCCATAATCTGACACAGAAGGGAAACTGGTCAACTGTATGGTCTTCGTCATCTGATGTGTGCAGTCCAAAGGGTCTTTGCGGATTAAATGGTTTTTGTGTTACAAATAATCAAAAGGCTGAATGTGTATGTCTTCCGGGATTCGAAATGGTACAACAGGGGAACTGGACCGCTGGCTGCGAGAGGAATTTCACTGTAGAAAGTTGCAAAAGCAAAAATGGAGATATTAAATACAACATGCAAGAAGTGGCTAACACCATATGGGAAGATGCTTCATATTCTGCTTTGACAGTGCCATTCAAAGATTCTTGCTCACAAGCCTGTTTAGCAGACTGTAACTGTGAAGCTGTGCTATTCAAAGACAGGACGTGCCAAAAACAAAGGCTTCCGTTGAGATATGGGAGAAGGCAACTGACTGATTCAACCGTAGCTTTCATCAAGGTAAGTACGTCTACACCTACACCTACACCCACTACTCCAAACGGAAATATGCAGagagaaaacaagaaagagaTTCGAGTAAACATCCTAATTATTAGTGCTTCAATTGGTGCTTTGGGATGCATGATGTTGGTAATCTCCGCAATTGTGTTGTACAAAAATCATTTTCGGTATAAAAAACTCTCTTGTGATGGAAATGTTGAACTCAGTGACGATTTTGCTCCACGATCGTTCACATATTCAGAACTTGAGAAAGTGACAGATGGTTTCAGGGAAGAGATCGGTAGAGGCTCATTCGGTGCAGTGTTCAAAGGGGCGATGTCGAATGGCCAGAAGGTTGTAGCTGTCAAAAGACTAGAGAAAGTGTTGGCCGAAGGGGAAAGAGAGTTTCAgactgagatgaaagttattgGGAGAACACATCACAGAAACCTTGTCCGTCTGCTCGGGTATTGCCACGACGGAAGTCATAGGCTTTTGGTATACGAGTACATGAGCAACGGGTCACTCGCAGATATACTTTTCACACCAGAAAAACAGCCTTGTTGGGATGAAAGAATGGGCATTGCTCGCAACGTAGCAAGAGGGATCCTTTATCTCCATGAAGAGTGTGAGCAACAAATCATTCATTGTGACATAAAGCCTCAAAACATTCTCATGGATGAGTGTGGGTGTGCCAAAATCTCCGACTTTGGATTGGCAAAGCTGCTCAAGCCAGACCAAACCAGAACCTTTACCGCCGGCATTAGAGGGACAAAGGGGTACGTTGCACCAGAGTGGCATAGGAAATTGCCCATCACAGTAAAAGCAGATGTTTACAGCTACGGCATTATGCTCTTTGAGATTATATGTTGTCGAAAGAGTGTAGACTGGAATCTACCCGAGGAAGAAAGTGTTCTTGATGAATGGGTCTGCGATTGTTTTGAATCTGGCAACCTAACTGAACTAGTTGGGAATGAAGTGGCTGATAAGAAACAAGTGGAGAGAATGGTTAAACTAGGACTTTGGTGCATTCAAGATGATCCATCACTCCGGCCCTCAATGAAGAAGGTTCTGCTTATGTTGGAAGGGACTGTGGATATTCCAGTCCCTCCCAAACCCGACTCTTTCCTGAGTACAATATAG
- the LOC132165577 gene encoding uncharacterized protein LOC132165577 encodes MAPSKGKKDKAKAKPTDSAKSSPSAQPDNFPSCIRSIPPSSVAITIHAKPGAKSSSITDLSDEAVGVQIDAPAKDGEANAALLDFMSSVFGVKRRQVSIGSGSKSRDKVVIVEEVTIQTVFNALDKVSKS; translated from the exons atggcaCCATCCAAGGGCAAGAAGGACAAAGCAAAGGCCAAACCCACAGATTCAGCAAAGTCATCACCCTCCGCACAACCTGACAATTTCCCTTCCTGTATTCGCTCCATCCCTCCCTCCTCTGTCGCCATCACCATCCACGCCAAGCCGGGCGCCAAATCCTCCTCCATCACAG ATTTGAGTGACGAGGCCGTGGGGGTGCAAATAGACGCGCCAGCGAAGGACGGAGAAGCTAACGCCGCACTTCTCGATTTCATGAGCTCG GTTTTTGGGGTGAAAAGAAGGCAAGTATCGATAGGTTCTGGTTCTAAATCAAGAGACAAGGTTGTGATTGTAGAGGAAGTAACTATACAAACTGTTTTCAATGCTTTGGACAAAGTTTCAAAAAGCTAG